The genomic window TTTGATTTGAAGTCCAAAACCGTTTTACAGAAAAACAATTTAGTCGATTTATATTCCGTAATGCAGAATTTCGGAGCTATAAAACCAGAAGATTTTAATTTGGAAGGCGCTATTTTCGATGGCGAAAATTGGTATTTATTCAATCGTGGAAATGGAGTTTCAAACAAAAACACCATTTTTACCATTCACGCCAAAAACCTTGGAGAAGAGTTCGCCTTGATTTCTGTCAATTACAAACTTCCAAAAATAAAAGGTGTTCGTTCCAGTTTTACCGATGCCGTTTTGGTTGATGATAAAATCTATTTCCTTTCAACCGCAGAAGATACCAAATCAACTTACGATGACGGAGAAATCTTAGGAAGTTTCATTGGTAGAATTGACATTAAAACCATGAAAATAGATTTCACTCAAAAAATAACTTCAACCAATAAATTTGAAGGTTTGACTTTCTACAAAAAAGAAAACAATAAAATCGAGTTTTTACTTTGTGAAGATAATGACACCGATCTTTTGGAAACAAAAATCTACAAATTGACAATTCCGGCTAAATAACGCACCAATTTCCTGTTTATTGAGTCTTTGACTATATAACAAACCATAAGTAATAATTATAAACATAAAAAAATAATGATCAGAAAAACCGCTTTCGCTCTTTTAGTTTTTATTACCAGTCAAATATCACAGGCTCAATATCAATATCCTTCAACACCTGAACATCCTGTAGTAGATGATTATTACGGAACAAAAATCACAGATTCTTACCGCTGGCTGGAAGATATGAAAAAACCAGAAGTGCAAAAATGGTTTAAAGATCAAGGCGATTATACCAATTCTGTCATTAAAAAAATCTCTGGCCGTGATGCTCTTTTCAATAGAATGAAGGAAATTAGTGCTTTGGCCGGAGATGATTATGCTTACGTAAAACAATTAGGAGACAATTATTACTACACCAAAAAGATAAAGGGAGAAAGCATTAATAAATTATATATCCGCAAAGGTTTAAACGGAACCGAGGTTTTATTATTAGACCCGAATACTTATAAAAAAGATGCAACGATTACGAGTTTCAATATTAGTCCAGACCAGAAAAAATTAGCGGTTACATTGTCTCAAGATGGTGCAGAAGTTTGTGACCTCCGAATTATGGATATTGA from Flavobacterium fluviale includes these protein-coding regions:
- a CDS encoding DUF6929 family protein — encoded protein: MEKFTLEILFQIIGIGSASGLFYNNDALYVIGDNSGFLYEYNMQNQQLNQHALIDNTTQNIPKNLKPDFESLTHHNDTLYVFGSGSTENRNKMIEFDLKSKTVLQKNNLVDLYSVMQNFGAIKPEDFNLEGAIFDGENWYLFNRGNGVSNKNTIFTIHAKNLGEEFALISVNYKLPKIKGVRSSFTDAVLVDDKIYFLSTAEDTKSTYDDGEILGSFIGRIDIKTMKIDFTQKITSTNKFEGLTFYKKENNKIEFLLCEDNDTDLLETKIYKLTIPAK